Proteins from a single region of Corylus avellana chromosome ca11, CavTom2PMs-1.0:
- the LOC132165030 gene encoding uncharacterized mitochondrial protein AtMg00300-like, which translates to MHDRIVRTLKNVQHIPELKKNLISLGNLDTLGYKYSGEGGVIRVSKDSLVIMKGNKTDGLYYLQGSTLTSLAAVSSLDDPDSDTTRFWHMRLTHMSEKGMTILSKRSLLCDQKTGSHDFCEHYVFRKQCRVKFSTGIHRTSGTVDYIHSDLWGPS; encoded by the coding sequence ATGCATGATAGGATCGTGAGGACTTTGAAGAATGTTCAACACATACCAGAATTGAAGAAAAACCTTATTTCTTTGGGCAATTTAGACACTCTTGGATACAAGTATTCCGGTGAAGGTGGAGTCATTCGGGTTAGTAAAGACTCATTGGTTATAATGAAAGGTAACAAGACTGATGGTCTCTATTATCTTCAGGGTAGTACATTGACAAGTTTAGCCGCTGTGTCTTCTTTAGACGATCCAGATTCAGACACTACCCGTTTCTGGCATATGCGGTTAACTCATATGAGTGAGAAGGGGATGACAATCCTGAGCAAACGGAGTTTGCTTTGTGACCAGAAAACAGGATCTCATGACTTTTGTGAGCATTATGTGTTCAGGAAACAGTGCAGAGTCAAGTTTAGTACAGGTATTCACAGAACGAGTGGTACAGTGGATTATATCCATTCAGATTTATGGGGTCCTTCTTAG